The following DNA comes from bacterium.
CTTTGTGACGAGAAAAAAATTCTTTTAATATTTGATGAGGTGCAATGCGGACTTGGGAGAACAGGAAAACTATTCGCTTATGAGAACTATAATGTAGAACCGGATATGATAACACTGGCAAAGAGTTTAGGAAGCGGACTACCTATTGGAGCATTGATTGCTAAAGATAAAACCAGTTCAGGCTTTGGGCCTGGAGATCATGCGTCAACATTTGGCGGCAATCCTCTCTGCTGCGCTACTGCATTAACAACACTAAAAATCATACTTAGAGATAATTTGTCTCAACATGCTTTGGAAATGGGGGATTACTTCAAAAATAAACTTGAAGCGCTCAAAAAGAAGTATTGTTTCATTAAACAGGTTCGCGGCATTGGCTTGATGACTGGAGTTGAGCTGGACTTTGAATGCAAAGAGATTGTTGAAAAATGTCAAAAAGCAGGGCTTTTGATAAACTGCACTTCAGGCAATGTCCTGCGTTTTCTGCCTCCGCTCATTGTGCCTGAAAAAGAGATTGATAAAGCTGTGAATATACTGGATAAAGTATGCTCAAGCACGTCATTGCGAGGAGCATAGCGACGAAGCAATCTCGGGGAATCCATGGTTTGAAGACAGTCTTAAAACTCTAGTAATTTTGAGGGCTTTATTTTGAATGCTTTGGCAAGTTTTTCTATGGTATCTAACTTTGCGTATGGAGGCTTTTTGCTTTCTAGAAGTTGAATATGTTTATAGTCAATATCTGACATTTCAGACAACTTTTGCTGTGTGTAATTATATTCTTGTCTTAAATTCCGTATCCTTCTAGCCAATTTCAAAGCAATATTTTCGTCTTCCATAATTTCATATTACATAGAAATATTTTTTATTGACACCGTATGGATACGGTGTATAATCTCTATGTATGTTGGAATATGTAATTAAAAGAGGGGAGAATCACATAAAAAAAATGTTAAATTTGATTCTGTGTGTTGTAATTTTTATAGGTTGTTTATGCTCAATGACCTTTGCTGGAGAAGGGGTATCATGGAAGGCTCCTTATGAGCAGTGCATCGTTCATTATCAAAATAAAGAATATGAAAAAGCTTTAGATTGTATTAATAAAGTTCTGGAATCTAAGGACTACCCCCCTTCTGCTCAATACACGCAGGGAGCTCTTTATATTATGCTTGAGAAGTGGGAGGAGGCACTACGAGCTTTGCGGCTCTACCTTCAACTTGAAAACCTTGATCTAGACAGGAAGAAACTTGCTGCCCAATGTATCAAAGATATACTAAAACAGCAGGAATTTGAGGTTTTAAAGATAAAAGAATCGGACGAAATAATTAAAAAACTAAATAACTGCGTTGTGGGAGTTGTGATGTATGGGGGCTTTAATACGTTTGGAGTTACTTTGTGGGAATTAATCATTGAATCTAATCTTTTTCGGGATGGTGATGGTAAAGAAATAAAATCTCTCATATCAATAAATAACAATGATGTAACAATACGACTAATTACAAATACAGGGACCATGAGTTTTGATTTTTTAATTCAAAAAGATACCGCTCTTTTAGTTAGTGCCTCTGGAATGGGGCAAAAGTTTGAACCCGCTGACGCTGCTATGATTTTAACAAGCTTGAGAGAAGATTTGTCTTTATCCAAGCCGACTGAAGAAGAAATTAAAAAGGCTGTTGCAAACGCAAGGAGAATGGTTGCGAAGGAAGGGGCTCTTCAGCAGAAGAAAGGCAAGGCTGAGAGTGTTGAGCTTCGAGATTCGGTCTGGACTGTTGTTCAGGTTGATGATGTTGGGAAGCAATTAACATCCAACAACCTGTTCGCGGAGAACAAAGAG
Coding sequences within:
- a CDS encoding helix-turn-helix transcriptional regulator; amino-acid sequence: MEDENIALKLARRIRNLRQEYNYTQQKLSEMSDIDYKHIQLLESKKPPYAKLDTIEKLAKAFKIKPSKLLEF